The window GAATACATTTTTCTCTTCAAGAAAAAATAGTTAAAAGAAGAAGATTTCGAGTCCGAAATCCACTATCCGTAAATTTGGAGGGAAGCATCAGAGTGAAGAGAAAGATACGAAGAGAGATCAAGGCCAAACGGGACTCTTTGCATGAAGATGACCGGAAAGAACGGAGTCGTCTAATTGAAGAGACCTTATTTGGTCTTGACCACTTTAAAGAGGCTAAAACCATCCTCTTTTATGCCGCTACTAAGAGCGAGGTCGCCACAGAAGGAATGATCAGGCACGGAATAAACGTGGGCAAGCGGGTGATTTTACCTGTCACCCGGGGAGATAGCCTTGTCCTTTCTGAAATCAAAGATTACGACCTGGAATTGGCTTCAGGGGCCTTCGGCATTCTGGAACCAAGACCGGAATACCTGCGGTTGGTAGAACCGGCTGAAATAGACCTGGCCATTATTCCGGGGGTC of the bacterium genome contains:
- a CDS encoding 5-formyltetrahydrofolate cyclo-ligase yields the protein MKRKIRREIKAKRDSLHEDDRKERSRLIEETLFGLDHFKEAKTILFYAATKSEVATEGMIRHGINVGKRVILPVTRGDSLVLSEIKDYDLELASGAFGILEPRPEYLRLVEPAEIDLAIIPGVAFDEEGGRIGHGGGHYDRLLAQMKGTTHLIALAYEDQVVKRLPQEDHDIPIEKIITEARVLYTI